The following are encoded together in the Sphingomonas insulae genome:
- the dnaE gene encoding DNA polymerase III subunit alpha → MAHSGFVPLRIFSSYTMLDGAIEPKAIAKQAKAMHFPAAGLTDRNGLYAAMAFSDAAKKDGVQPVIGTMLCVARPDMPDGVAAPLDWIALYAQDAAGYDNLCALVSLAHLDRPIELPAHVDFAALQGRTDGLIALTAGGEGALARLYHEDQPARATDYVDRLQALFPDRLYVEIARRGDAIEEASEQALIDLAYERDLPLVATNPCCFSDSAFLDAHDAMLCIANSTYVESEDRIRSCPDAWLKPADTMKQLFADLPEAIENTLVVAQRCAVMAPYRKPILPTLAGDLAGEAQMLRDDAAAGLEARLDRIEQLGTQPADDPDWREVYRKRLAFEVDVIVQMGFPGYFLIVADFIKWAKDHDIPVGPGRGSGAGSVVAWALTITDLDPIKLGLLFERFLNPERVSMPDFDIDFCETRRGEVIRYVQEKYGRDQVAQIITFGKLKARAVLKDTGRVLQMSYGQVDRLAKLVPNHPTDPWDLKRALNGVPELAKEYSNDNQVRRLLDLATKLEGLPRHSSTHAAGVVIGDRPLAQLVPLYRDPRSDMPVTQFDMKYVEGAGLVKFDFLGLKTLSVLKKAVQLLAKRGITIDLDALLWDDEAVYKLLQKGDTVGVFQLESEGMRRTLSAVRPTNFGDIIALVSLYRPGPMDNIPSFGRRKQGSEPIVYPHPALEPILAETYGIFVYQEQVMQAAQILAGFSLGGADLLRRAMGKKIKAEMDAQRAIFVEGCAKVNQIPKAKANELFDLIDKFAGYGFNKSHAAAYALLAYQTAWLKAHHPEEFYAASMCYDMAQTDKLCIFVDDMRRLGVTICGPDINKSDAEFDVEETPDGLAVRYALAALRSVGEGAMERLIVERSTNGPFKTIDDLATRVDPRLINKRQLETLAASGTFDSFDTNRAGIHAVAETILAVAARTHEGKTSGQHGLFGAEDVAGDAIKLPTSVRWSMADAMEQEKEAFGFYFSAHPVDRHAHLAKMHGARQYVALTELKIPEDGTRAGATMAVLVEDARWRTSARGKRYMMATVSDASGQFIATCFDDSVAAELEEAARCGGCGLITVELDRRPGEETPRVSIKRIQPFETLASIARFTIEARVADAAALTALSALLAQHRGARGEVRARIPVGDDGEAVVLLGRDFLLDMELVETIQAIAGISDVALDRVASQLRSVG, encoded by the coding sequence ATGGCACATTCCGGTTTCGTACCGCTCCGCATATTCTCGTCCTACACGATGCTCGACGGGGCGATCGAGCCCAAGGCGATCGCCAAGCAGGCGAAGGCGATGCACTTCCCCGCCGCCGGCCTTACCGATCGGAACGGCCTATATGCGGCCATGGCGTTTTCCGATGCCGCCAAGAAGGACGGCGTGCAGCCGGTGATCGGCACGATGCTGTGCGTGGCGCGGCCGGATATGCCGGATGGTGTCGCTGCGCCGCTCGACTGGATCGCATTGTATGCGCAGGATGCGGCAGGGTACGATAATCTCTGCGCCCTGGTCAGCCTGGCGCATCTCGACCGGCCGATCGAACTGCCTGCACATGTCGACTTCGCTGCGCTGCAGGGCCGTACCGATGGCCTGATCGCCCTCACCGCGGGTGGGGAGGGTGCCCTGGCGCGTCTGTACCACGAGGATCAGCCGGCACGCGCAACCGACTATGTCGACCGCCTTCAGGCGTTGTTCCCCGACCGCCTGTATGTCGAGATCGCCCGGCGCGGCGATGCGATCGAGGAGGCGTCGGAGCAGGCGCTGATCGACCTCGCCTACGAACGCGATCTGCCGTTGGTCGCGACCAACCCCTGCTGCTTCTCCGACAGCGCCTTCCTCGATGCGCATGACGCCATGCTGTGCATCGCCAATTCCACCTATGTGGAAAGCGAGGATCGCATCCGCAGCTGCCCCGACGCCTGGCTCAAACCCGCCGACACGATGAAACAGTTGTTTGCCGATTTGCCGGAGGCGATCGAGAACACGCTGGTGGTCGCGCAGCGCTGCGCAGTGATGGCGCCGTATCGCAAGCCGATCTTGCCGACGCTCGCCGGCGACCTGGCGGGCGAAGCGCAGATGCTGCGCGACGATGCCGCCGCGGGGCTCGAGGCCCGGCTCGATCGCATCGAGCAACTCGGCACACAGCCGGCCGACGATCCCGACTGGCGCGAGGTGTATCGCAAGCGCCTGGCTTTCGAGGTCGACGTCATCGTCCAGATGGGCTTTCCGGGCTATTTCCTGATCGTCGCGGATTTCATCAAATGGGCCAAGGACCATGACATCCCCGTCGGTCCGGGCCGTGGTTCGGGTGCGGGCTCGGTCGTCGCATGGGCGCTGACGATCACCGACCTCGATCCGATCAAGCTCGGCCTGCTGTTCGAACGCTTCCTCAACCCGGAACGCGTGTCGATGCCCGACTTCGACATCGATTTCTGCGAAACCCGGCGGGGCGAGGTGATCCGCTATGTCCAGGAAAAATACGGCCGCGATCAGGTCGCGCAGATCATCACCTTCGGTAAGCTGAAGGCGCGCGCGGTGCTGAAGGACACCGGCCGTGTCCTCCAGATGAGCTATGGTCAGGTCGATCGCCTGGCGAAGCTGGTGCCGAACCACCCCACCGACCCATGGGACCTGAAGCGCGCATTGAACGGCGTGCCGGAACTCGCCAAGGAATATTCGAACGACAATCAGGTTCGCCGCCTGCTTGATCTCGCGACGAAGCTGGAGGGGTTGCCGCGGCATTCTTCGACGCACGCCGCCGGGGTGGTGATCGGCGATCGCCCGCTGGCGCAGCTGGTACCGCTCTACCGCGATCCGCGGTCGGATATGCCGGTAACGCAGTTCGACATGAAATATGTCGAGGGTGCGGGACTGGTGAAGTTCGACTTCCTTGGCCTCAAGACGCTGTCGGTCCTCAAGAAGGCGGTCCAGCTGCTGGCGAAGCGAGGCATCACGATCGATCTCGACGCGCTGCTCTGGGACGATGAAGCGGTCTACAAGCTATTGCAGAAGGGGGACACGGTCGGCGTCTTCCAGCTGGAATCGGAAGGCATGCGTCGCACGCTCAGCGCCGTCCGCCCGACCAATTTCGGCGACATCATCGCGCTCGTCTCGCTCTATCGGCCAGGCCCGATGGACAATATCCCGAGCTTCGGCCGCCGCAAGCAAGGCAGCGAACCGATCGTCTATCCGCACCCCGCGCTCGAACCGATCCTGGCCGAGACCTATGGCATCTTCGTCTACCAGGAACAGGTGATGCAGGCCGCGCAGATCCTGGCCGGATTCTCGCTCGGCGGTGCCGATCTGCTCCGCCGCGCGATGGGCAAGAAGATCAAGGCGGAGATGGATGCACAGCGTGCGATCTTCGTCGAAGGCTGCGCCAAGGTGAACCAGATTCCGAAGGCGAAAGCCAACGAGCTGTTTGACTTGATCGACAAGTTCGCCGGTTATGGCTTCAACAAGAGCCACGCCGCCGCCTATGCGCTGCTCGCCTACCAGACCGCGTGGCTGAAGGCGCATCATCCGGAGGAATTCTATGCCGCGTCGATGTGCTACGACATGGCGCAGACCGACAAGCTCTGCATCTTCGTGGATGACATGCGGCGGCTGGGCGTAACCATCTGCGGTCCCGATATCAACAAGAGCGATGCGGAGTTCGACGTCGAGGAAACGCCGGACGGCCTTGCCGTGCGCTATGCGCTGGCGGCGCTGAGGTCGGTCGGCGAGGGCGCGATGGAGCGGCTGATCGTCGAGCGCAGCACCAACGGCCCGTTCAAGACTATCGACGATCTCGCCACCCGCGTCGATCCTCGACTGATCAACAAGCGGCAGCTCGAAACGCTCGCTGCCAGCGGTACGTTCGACAGCTTCGACACCAATCGCGCCGGCATCCATGCCGTCGCCGAAACGATCCTGGCGGTTGCCGCGCGGACGCACGAGGGCAAGACGAGCGGCCAGCACGGCCTGTTCGGTGCGGAAGACGTCGCCGGTGATGCGATCAAGCTGCCCACCAGCGTCCGTTGGTCGATGGCCGACGCGATGGAGCAGGAAAAGGAGGCGTTCGGTTTCTATTTCTCCGCCCACCCCGTCGACCGCCACGCGCACCTCGCCAAAATGCACGGCGCCCGCCAATATGTCGCGCTGACCGAGCTGAAGATTCCGGAGGACGGCACGCGGGCCGGCGCGACGATGGCGGTGCTGGTCGAGGATGCGCGGTGGCGCACCTCTGCACGCGGAAAGCGCTACATGATGGCGACCGTGTCCGATGCCAGCGGCCAATTCATCGCGACCTGCTTCGACGATTCGGTCGCTGCCGAGCTGGAAGAGGCGGCGCGCTGCGGTGGCTGTGGCCTCATCACGGTCGAACTGGATCGCCGGCCCGGCGAAGAGACGCCGCGCGTCTCGATCAAGCGCATCCAGCCGTTCGAGACGCTGGCCTCGATCGCGCGCTTCACCATAGAGGCCAGGGTGGCCGATGCCGCCGCGTTGACGGCGCTGTCTGCATTGCTGGCCCAGCATCGCGGGGCGCGCGGCGAGGTGAGGGCGCGCATACCGGTTGGCGACGATGGCGAAGCAGTCGTCCTGCTGGGGCGCGACTTCCTGCTAGACATGGAATTGGTCGAGACGATCCAGGCCATCGCCGGCATCAGCGACGTTGCGCTCGATCGCGTCGCGTCACAATTGCGTTCGGTGGGCTGA
- a CDS encoding HdeD family acid-resistance protein, translating into MTDTRAFNAPSPPPAAGAGWGWILGYGVLSVVLGILAFLNPFAATYAATLVIGAFFIAAGLVSIAAGFAGKGHEGRGYAIGFGLLSLVVGLLMAFNPVSGALSLTLMVAVWLGVRGALEIGLGMRFTRGRGLMIALGVVNFLLALYVFITLPSSALTLPGFILGISFVFGGVASIAAALNHKKGAAAFAAPAL; encoded by the coding sequence ATGACCGACACGCGCGCATTCAACGCCCCCTCCCCGCCGCCGGCGGCGGGCGCGGGTTGGGGCTGGATCCTCGGTTATGGCGTGCTGTCGGTGGTGCTGGGCATCCTCGCCTTCCTCAATCCGTTCGCTGCGACCTATGCAGCGACACTGGTGATCGGCGCCTTTTTCATCGCCGCCGGACTGGTCTCGATCGCGGCCGGGTTCGCCGGCAAAGGTCACGAAGGGCGCGGCTATGCGATCGGCTTCGGGCTCTTGTCGCTGGTCGTCGGCCTGCTGATGGCGTTCAATCCCGTGTCCGGTGCCCTGTCGCTCACCCTGATGGTCGCTGTGTGGCTCGGCGTGCGCGGTGCGCTGGAGATCGGGCTCGGCATGCGCTTCACGCGCGGCCGCGGCCTGATGATCGCGCTCGGCGTGGTCAATTTTTTGCTGGCACTTTACGTGTTCATCACGCTGCCATCGTCGGCATTGACCCTGCCGGGCTTCATCCTCGGCATCAGCTTCGTGTTCGGCGGCGTCGCTTCGATCGCAGCGGCGCTGAACCACAAGAAGGGCGCCGCCGCGTTCGCCGCCCCGGCGCTATAA
- a CDS encoding glutathione peroxidase: MTAATDFIVADAQGGPVPLDRYAGQVLLIVNTASKCGFTPQYEGLEALYRRFADRGFAVLGFPCNQFGAQEPGDAADIARFCSLTYDVTFPVFAKVDVNGAGADPLFLRLKAEAPGLLGSKAIKWNFTKFLVDRAGKVVRRYAPATKPEQIAADIAALL, from the coding sequence GTGACGGCGGCGACCGACTTCATCGTGGCGGATGCGCAGGGTGGACCGGTGCCGCTCGACCGCTATGCGGGACAGGTGCTGCTGATCGTCAACACCGCCTCCAAATGCGGGTTCACGCCGCAATATGAGGGGCTGGAGGCGCTGTACCGGCGTTTTGCGGATCGCGGCTTTGCCGTCCTTGGCTTTCCATGCAACCAGTTCGGCGCGCAGGAGCCGGGCGATGCGGCGGACATCGCCCGTTTCTGTTCGCTGACCTATGACGTCACCTTTCCGGTCTTCGCCAAGGTGGACGTGAACGGGGCGGGGGCAGATCCGCTATTCTTACGGCTCAAGGCGGAGGCACCGGGGCTGCTCGGATCGAAGGCGATCAAGTGGAACTTCACCAAGTTCCTGGTCGACCGGGCGGGGAAGGTGGTGCGACGCTATGCGCCGGCCACCAAGCCCGAACAGATCGCCGCCGACATCGCGGCGCTGCTGTAG
- a CDS encoding GNAT family N-acetyltransferase, protein MSGWRETPTLRGRHVTLRPLDRSDKDALVAAAAAGDLWDTFYANVSQLKQADEWLDAAFRQQEYGRARLFAVCDPAGQVVGSTRFMRMNEAHRRLELGGTFYAKAVQRTGVNTEAKLLLLTHAFETLGCQCVQIRTDFLNKRSQTAIERLGAQRDGILRGHQIMDGRLRDTVVYSILDREWPGVMQNIDHLLARHA, encoded by the coding sequence GTGAGCGGCTGGCGCGAGACGCCGACGCTTCGCGGCCGGCACGTCACGCTCCGCCCGCTGGATCGCTCCGACAAGGACGCGCTGGTCGCCGCCGCGGCGGCGGGTGACCTGTGGGACACCTTCTACGCCAACGTATCGCAGCTGAAGCAGGCGGACGAGTGGCTTGACGCGGCGTTCCGGCAGCAGGAATACGGCCGCGCCCGGCTGTTCGCGGTATGCGATCCCGCCGGGCAGGTGGTCGGCTCCACCCGGTTCATGCGTATGAACGAGGCGCACCGTCGGCTCGAACTCGGCGGCACCTTCTATGCGAAGGCGGTGCAGCGGACCGGCGTCAATACCGAGGCGAAGCTGCTGCTGCTTACCCACGCCTTCGAGACGTTGGGTTGCCAGTGCGTGCAGATCCGCACCGACTTCCTCAACAAGCGCAGCCAGACCGCGATCGAGCGGCTCGGCGCGCAGCGGGACGGCATCCTGCGTGGCCACCAGATCATGGACGGGCGGCTGCGCGATACGGTCGTCTATTCGATCCTCGATCGCGAATGGCCCGGCGTGATGCAGAACATCGACCATTTGCTGGCGCGGCACGCGTGA
- a CDS encoding ABC transporter ATP-binding protein, whose protein sequence is MQRGFAEADIAVLQTGGLTRSFTQGGETIHVLRGVDLSVAPGEIVALVGPSGSGKSTLLQAVGLLEGGFQGSIRIAGTEAAKLDAHGRTVMRRDHLGFVYQFHHLLPDFNATENVVLPQLVHGAERKPADDRAAALLTALGLGHRLTHRPSQLSGGEQQRVAVARALANRPALVLADEPTGNLDEHTADIVLAEFLRLVRGEGSAALIATHNERLAQKMDRIVRLHEGVLS, encoded by the coding sequence ATGCAGCGCGGCTTTGCCGAGGCGGACATCGCTGTCCTTCAAACCGGGGGGCTGACGCGCAGCTTCACCCAGGGCGGAGAGACGATCCACGTCCTGCGCGGCGTCGACCTGTCGGTCGCACCCGGAGAGATCGTAGCGCTGGTCGGCCCATCGGGATCGGGCAAATCGACGCTGCTTCAGGCGGTCGGCCTGCTCGAGGGCGGCTTTCAGGGATCGATCCGGATTGCCGGGACGGAGGCCGCGAAGCTTGATGCGCACGGCCGCACGGTCATGCGGCGCGATCATCTCGGCTTCGTGTACCAGTTCCACCACCTGTTGCCCGATTTCAATGCGACCGAGAATGTCGTGCTGCCGCAACTGGTGCATGGCGCCGAACGCAAGCCCGCGGATGATCGCGCGGCGGCGCTGCTGACCGCGCTGGGGCTGGGCCATCGCCTGACGCACCGGCCGAGCCAATTGTCGGGGGGCGAGCAGCAGCGCGTCGCGGTCGCCCGTGCGCTCGCCAATCGTCCGGCACTGGTGCTGGCCGACGAACCGACGGGCAACCTCGACGAACATACCGCCGATATCGTGCTGGCGGAATTCCTGCGGCTGGTGCGCGGTGAAGGATCGGCGGCCCTGATCGCCACGCACAACGAGCGGCTCGCGCAGAAGATGGATCGCATCGTTCGCCTGCATGAAGGCGTGCTGTCGTGA
- a CDS encoding lipoprotein-releasing ABC transporter permease subunit yields the protein MILSRYERMIARRYLLPGKGEAFIFLVASISLVAVMLGVAALVIVMSVMNGFRAELFDKIVGLNGHAVVQSAGGRLPDWREIVAEAQRTPGVTSAVPMVEQPLAATYNGRAEAVLVRGLGDADIRRMIGGKLIMGSLSNVRAGSGQIALGSRLAEALGAQVGSEVSLFSPQGQTTPFGTVPRIVSYRVGAIFEIGLYDYDKAYVLMPLEDAQTLLLLGDSVGMIELQTVDADRVGPILAPLADKLGGNAVIADWRSMNAQLFQALAVERVAMFTVLSIIILVAVFNILSSLIMLVRAKTRDIAILRTMGATRGGLMRIFMVVGTTIGALGTLAGLALGFVFLFYRQAVVNLVQLVTGQNLWDPSIRYLTELPSKTDPVEIVVIAAMALVFSFLATLYPAWKAASTDPVQVLRYE from the coding sequence ATGATCCTCTCACGCTACGAACGGATGATCGCCCGGCGCTACCTGCTTCCGGGCAAGGGAGAGGCGTTCATCTTTCTGGTCGCGTCCATCAGCCTGGTGGCGGTGATGCTCGGCGTCGCCGCACTCGTCATCGTGATGAGCGTGATGAACGGCTTCCGCGCCGAACTGTTCGACAAGATCGTCGGACTGAACGGCCATGCGGTCGTCCAGAGCGCGGGCGGGCGACTGCCCGACTGGCGTGAGATCGTGGCGGAGGCGCAGCGGACACCCGGCGTCACCTCTGCGGTGCCGATGGTCGAACAGCCGCTCGCCGCGACCTATAACGGTCGTGCCGAGGCGGTGCTGGTGCGCGGACTGGGCGATGCGGACATCCGGCGGATGATCGGCGGCAAGCTCATCATGGGGTCGCTGTCCAACGTTCGCGCCGGCAGCGGTCAGATCGCGCTGGGATCGCGGCTCGCCGAAGCGCTGGGCGCGCAGGTCGGCAGCGAAGTGTCGCTGTTCAGTCCGCAGGGGCAGACGACCCCGTTCGGCACGGTGCCGCGGATCGTCAGTTACCGCGTCGGTGCGATCTTCGAGATCGGATTGTACGATTACGACAAGGCGTATGTCCTCATGCCGCTGGAGGATGCGCAGACCCTGCTGCTGCTCGGCGACAGCGTCGGCATGATCGAATTGCAGACGGTCGATGCCGACCGGGTCGGGCCGATCCTAGCGCCGCTCGCGGACAAGCTGGGGGGCAATGCGGTGATCGCCGACTGGCGCAGCATGAACGCGCAGCTGTTCCAGGCGCTGGCGGTCGAGCGGGTCGCGATGTTCACTGTGCTGTCGATCATCATCCTGGTCGCGGTGTTCAACATCCTGTCGTCCCTCATCATGCTGGTCCGCGCCAAGACGCGCGACATCGCGATCCTGCGGACGATGGGCGCGACGCGGGGCGGGTTGATGCGCATCTTCATGGTCGTCGGCACGACGATCGGCGCGCTCGGCACGCTGGCCGGTCTAGCGCTCGGCTTCGTGTTCCTCTTCTATCGACAGGCGGTGGTAAACCTCGTCCAGCTGGTCACCGGCCAGAACCTGTGGGACCCGTCGATCCGGTACCTGACCGAATTGCCGTCGAAGACCGATCCGGTCGAGATCGTCGTCATCGCGGCGATGGCGCTGGTGTTCAGCTTCCTCGCCACGCTGTACCCGGCGTGGAAGGCGGCGAGCACCGATCCGGTACAGGTGCTACGCTATGAGTGA
- a CDS encoding TonB-dependent receptor, with translation MSLTLAFLLAGQIATPPATPVVDPQTTADDTGREATGRTGPASSNAGGDILVTARRRAESVQRVPIAMSVIGGTALAETGTYNVNRLTQLQPSLQFYSTNPRNSAANIRGLGAPFGLTNDGIEQGVGIYVDQVYYSRIASATFDFTDTERIEVLRGPQGTLYGKNTTAGAINVTTRKPSFTPEARVELTGGNLDFFQGKASVSGPLVEDKVAIRLSTSITTRRGTIYNNRQNEWQNSQDNQSLRAQIYWKATDALDWTLYGDYNHQNPNCCVQYYARVGATQRPITRQYAALAAAQGYTVPSTNAFDRVTDVDTDLRAKQELGGLSLVGNLDLGAATLTSVSAWRFWHWDPSNDRDFIGLPITTVSANPSQQSQVSQELRIASNGTRALDYVFGAFYFYQTIDTQGLQVQGPAASAFLGAAGVDGLTSRNSIGFKNTSAALFGKLTWHPTDQLSISPGLRLNYDKKKGSYVSLVTTATGSTTLTSAQRGVLAPQSYQPDFDNWNLSGDLTVAYDVSDTVHSYATFARSYKSGGINLSGLPLDGANNPILATATVKPEKVNHFELGLKTQFADRRATVNVAAFWTEIQDYQTTVNNLQVNVLRGYLANAPKVRTRGFELDTAFRPTARLNVYGNAAFTDAKYVRFTNAPCPPELSGGTALPVVDGRIVGTPAAAGTPGNSLPYCDISGQMLPGISKWAFSYGAEYNLPVRLFGTDGQLYAGVDGSYRSKFSSNPSRSIYTDVDGYALTNFRLGYRKEGSWNVFGWLRNAFDTDYYEVLATQSGSTGLVVGQPGDPRTYGLTLSKSF, from the coding sequence ATGTCGCTGACGCTTGCCTTTCTCCTTGCGGGACAGATCGCCACGCCACCGGCCACGCCGGTCGTCGATCCGCAGACGACCGCCGACGACACGGGACGGGAGGCGACCGGCAGGACCGGTCCGGCGTCGAGCAATGCCGGCGGCGATATTCTGGTCACGGCCCGCCGGCGCGCCGAATCGGTCCAGCGCGTGCCGATCGCGATGTCGGTCATCGGCGGAACAGCGTTGGCGGAAACGGGCACCTACAACGTCAACCGGCTGACGCAGCTGCAACCCTCGCTGCAATTCTATTCGACCAACCCGCGCAATTCCGCCGCGAACATCCGCGGGTTGGGCGCACCGTTCGGCCTGACCAACGACGGGATCGAGCAGGGCGTCGGCATCTACGTCGACCAGGTCTATTACAGCCGGATCGCGTCGGCGACGTTCGATTTCACCGATACCGAGCGGATCGAGGTGCTGCGCGGACCGCAGGGGACGCTGTATGGCAAGAACACCACCGCGGGTGCGATCAACGTCACCACACGCAAGCCGAGCTTTACGCCGGAGGCGCGGGTCGAGCTGACCGGCGGCAATCTGGATTTCTTTCAGGGCAAGGCGTCGGTGTCGGGGCCGCTGGTCGAGGACAAGGTCGCGATCCGGCTGTCGACGTCGATCACCACGCGCCGCGGCACGATCTACAACAATCGCCAGAACGAGTGGCAGAACAGCCAGGACAACCAGTCGCTGCGTGCGCAAATCTATTGGAAAGCGACGGATGCGCTGGATTGGACGCTGTACGGCGATTACAATCACCAGAACCCCAATTGCTGCGTCCAATATTATGCCCGCGTCGGGGCGACGCAGAGGCCCATCACACGGCAATATGCCGCGCTGGCGGCCGCGCAGGGCTATACGGTACCGTCGACCAATGCGTTCGATCGGGTGACCGATGTCGATACCGATCTGCGCGCCAAACAGGAACTCGGCGGGCTGTCGCTGGTCGGCAATTTGGATCTGGGCGCGGCAACACTGACGTCCGTGTCGGCGTGGCGGTTCTGGCATTGGGATCCGTCGAACGATCGCGACTTCATCGGCTTGCCGATCACGACCGTGTCCGCCAATCCGTCGCAGCAGAGCCAGGTGAGCCAGGAGTTGCGCATCGCATCCAACGGCACGCGCGCGCTCGACTATGTGTTCGGCGCCTTCTATTTCTATCAGACGATCGACACGCAGGGGTTGCAGGTACAGGGGCCGGCGGCCAGCGCCTTCCTCGGTGCGGCGGGCGTCGACGGGCTGACGTCGCGCAACTCGATCGGGTTCAAGAACACCTCGGCGGCGTTGTTCGGCAAGCTGACCTGGCACCCTACCGACCAACTGTCGATCTCGCCCGGCCTGCGGCTCAACTACGACAAGAAGAAGGGTTCGTACGTGTCGTTGGTGACCACCGCGACCGGCAGCACGACGCTGACCTCTGCCCAGCGGGGCGTACTCGCGCCGCAAAGCTACCAGCCCGATTTTGACAACTGGAACCTGTCGGGCGACCTGACCGTCGCCTATGACGTCAGCGATACCGTGCATTCCTACGCGACCTTTGCGCGCAGCTACAAATCGGGCGGCATCAATCTGTCGGGCCTGCCGCTGGATGGCGCCAACAACCCGATCCTCGCCACCGCCACCGTCAAGCCCGAGAAGGTCAATCATTTCGAACTCGGGCTGAAGACGCAGTTCGCCGATCGTCGTGCGACGGTGAATGTCGCCGCATTCTGGACCGAGATACAAGATTACCAGACGACGGTGAACAACCTGCAGGTCAACGTGTTGCGCGGGTATCTTGCCAATGCGCCCAAGGTCCGCACCCGTGGGTTCGAGCTCGACACCGCATTCCGTCCGACCGCGCGTCTCAACGTCTATGGCAATGCCGCCTTTACCGACGCCAAATATGTGCGTTTCACCAACGCGCCATGCCCGCCCGAATTGTCCGGCGGTACGGCCCTGCCGGTCGTCGATGGCCGGATCGTCGGTACGCCCGCCGCAGCCGGCACGCCGGGCAATTCGCTGCCCTATTGCGACATCTCCGGACAAATGCTGCCGGGCATCTCGAAATGGGCCTTTTCCTATGGCGCGGAATATAACCTGCCGGTGCGCCTGTTCGGCACGGACGGGCAACTGTATGCCGGCGTCGACGGCAGTTACCGGTCGAAATTCTCGTCCAATCCGTCGCGCTCGATCTACACGGACGTCGACGGCTATGCGCTGACCAACTTCCGCCTCGGCTATCGCAAGGAAGGCAGCTGGAACGTCTTCGGCTGGCTACGCAATGCGTTCGACACCGATTATTATGAGGTGCTCGCGACGCAGAGCGGCAGCACCGGGTTGGTCGTCGGCCAGCCGGGCGACCCGCGGACCTATGGGCTGACCCTGTCGAAGAGCTTCTGA
- a CDS encoding Hsp20 family protein: MRLDLTPYRRSTIGFDRLFDMLETNARAATAENYPPFNLERLAEDRYRITLAVAGFARDEIEITAQQNLLLVAGKKDDKAASANFLHVGIANRSFERRFELADFVFVEDARLNDGLLVIDLVREVPEAMKPKSIAIKTGAPLAAIDTEDAKAA; the protein is encoded by the coding sequence ATGCGACTCGACCTTACCCCCTATCGCCGCTCGACCATCGGGTTCGACCGGCTGTTCGATATGCTCGAAACCAATGCGCGCGCCGCGACGGCGGAGAACTATCCGCCCTTCAACCTCGAACGCCTCGCAGAGGACCGCTACCGCATCACCCTGGCGGTCGCCGGGTTCGCCCGCGACGAGATCGAGATTACCGCGCAGCAGAATCTACTGCTCGTCGCTGGCAAGAAGGACGACAAGGCAGCGAGCGCCAATTTCCTGCATGTCGGCATCGCCAACCGCAGTTTCGAACGGCGCTTCGAACTGGCCGATTTCGTCTTCGTCGAGGATGCGCGGCTGAACGACGGCCTGCTGGTGATCGACCTCGTCCGCGAGGTGCCGGAGGCGATGAAGCCCAAGAGCATCGCCATCAAGACGGGCGCGCCGCTGGCCGCCATCGATACCGAGGACGCCAAGGCCGCCTGA